A window of Cohnella herbarum contains these coding sequences:
- a CDS encoding fibronectin type III domain-containing protein codes for MKSRLVSMLVKILCLVLLAQIIVPEIWNSYTHAAPAAPDISIQFKSPEAPATEAYIPDYGETYGERNGYTYGWNFDHTSYSVSEAVYGSSLLDSAINMQAGGQWEIALSAGTYEVEISVGNAVYGSTNTLQVENVVFWDHFALPAGGHDKVKKRIQLNDGRLTMKGDPVSPSAFIHSIAITKIVPANRPTFSPYIGLPAEQNKVPGDKIILSGSQSNEHNAIPSVRVKELGQAIDKYMNEQISVMEQRIASMGQQAESCGGCNSSNLESAILRSPNEYVVMKAGHLNLDASATFGSPSKPVFLILDGLNTNRNLTLTVYGTLAVKGNLNANTNLTLNVNAPDHPAATGKGDLWVGGTIHLNNDSVARVSGDFVTGSLIYNNGQLNVQADRLLVAGQMHINTKVDMTISQEMLVGSLVSNNQMGTISVSSGDVFIRDDIHVNNHLSIQTGGVVAIGGSITANQKPIIVTGIGASGQTKLHYRINGLLAEYYTEADLTGDLFTVVDENVNVSNKLPIAKAGLNDGNMSVRWTGQITPYFTETYEFEADVRGGVKLWVNGVLLIDKWEKTGNGKYSGSLALEAGVDYDIRLEYANRGGQPLAKLNWASASGAKEIVPQSQLWPFAMPILTATATENDVNVVWTTAFNANGYELEVDGIIQSFGNQSAFTHAPLEPGTLHKYRVRAIDGDIKGNWSALQDVWTLPEVPNNIRLQSTSNSVTLTWDDVVGAAGYDIETYNTIIDNGNVTTYTELNLNPNIQRTFRIRAHNASGPGKWSAIVVKSTMPGATGALYTVATDTSIAVSWDAVSGADSYDIEVDGTIVGGLAALQYLHENLQPNTIHTYRVRSNNTEGSSGWSQPVQAVTLPSVPHHLRATTVAGDHITLEWDEVTDATSYDLEVDGVAVDVGTSVKYDHSGLEANTEHTYRVRARHDSVVGSWSEAITHTTLSGVPVNLHTVSTSNEITLTWDPVVGSIGYEVEADGKVVPNGLSTTYVHTGLKPFTEHTYRVRAISKAGAGPWSELLSETTGLDIPLLTALALSKTSIALSWTAVPGSTTYELMVDGEVIDVGNVTTYLHDGLLPYSWHAYRVRAKSGSIPGPWSAALTKATQLGTPVITRLFATSSEITVEWDDVPGATGYEIEADTVVVDVGTATSYIHRNLLPNTVHTYRVRAKSGNDVGDWSEWSKLSTQATPPVTPTRFRAIANTHYIELQWDASPGSFNYDLEVDGRIITGIAGTSFVHRDLVPNTMHVYRVRASNTSGSSPWSNKIKPRTIPELTVDVGQGSTFNFVIVAPSIAGLTERTITVTYNPEELDIQDLSVATPEIELAAGPIRGTNMSVSEIANGRIVFRISNAVRTTVNIIRFTANSNESSKITYYVE; via the coding sequence ATGAAGAGTCGATTAGTATCCATGTTAGTTAAGATTTTATGTTTAGTCCTGCTTGCGCAGATCATCGTTCCGGAAATTTGGAATTCTTATACCCATGCAGCGCCCGCAGCGCCCGATATCAGCATTCAGTTCAAGTCGCCGGAAGCGCCTGCGACGGAAGCGTACATACCGGATTACGGGGAGACTTACGGAGAACGGAACGGATATACATACGGATGGAATTTCGATCATACTTCTTATTCGGTCAGCGAAGCCGTCTATGGTTCTTCGTTGCTGGATTCAGCCATCAATATGCAGGCCGGGGGGCAATGGGAAATTGCGCTGTCGGCCGGTACCTACGAGGTCGAAATCAGTGTAGGCAATGCCGTATACGGCAGCACCAATACGCTTCAGGTTGAGAATGTCGTGTTCTGGGATCACTTCGCTCTTCCGGCTGGCGGACACGACAAGGTGAAGAAGCGTATTCAATTGAACGACGGCAGATTAACAATGAAGGGTGATCCGGTTAGCCCTTCTGCCTTCATCCACTCGATAGCGATCACGAAGATCGTTCCGGCTAACCGTCCGACTTTTTCGCCTTATATCGGGTTGCCTGCGGAGCAAAATAAGGTGCCCGGAGACAAGATTATTTTGTCCGGATCGCAGAGCAATGAACACAATGCCATTCCGTCCGTCAGGGTGAAAGAGCTGGGTCAAGCTATCGATAAGTATATGAACGAACAAATATCGGTAATGGAACAACGCATCGCATCGATGGGGCAACAAGCCGAATCTTGCGGTGGCTGCAATTCAAGCAATCTGGAATCGGCGATTTTAAGAAGTCCGAATGAATATGTGGTGATGAAGGCGGGGCATCTGAATCTGGATGCTTCCGCAACGTTCGGCTCGCCGTCCAAGCCGGTATTTCTTATCTTGGACGGTTTGAATACGAACCGGAATTTAACGCTTACCGTATATGGGACTCTGGCGGTTAAGGGAAATTTGAATGCGAACACCAATTTGACGCTGAACGTGAATGCGCCAGATCATCCGGCAGCAACCGGAAAAGGGGATTTGTGGGTTGGCGGCACGATTCATTTGAACAATGATTCTGTCGCGCGGGTGTCAGGCGACTTTGTAACTGGAAGCCTAATCTATAACAATGGCCAATTGAACGTACAGGCCGATCGGCTTCTTGTTGCCGGCCAAATGCACATCAATACCAAGGTAGATATGACCATCTCGCAAGAAATGCTCGTCGGCAGTTTGGTGTCGAATAACCAAATGGGGACTATCAGCGTCAGCAGCGGAGATGTATTCATTCGCGACGATATTCACGTTAATAATCATTTGAGCATTCAAACCGGAGGCGTCGTCGCGATCGGCGGCAGCATCACTGCGAATCAGAAGCCGATTATCGTTACCGGTATTGGGGCGAGCGGCCAAACGAAATTGCATTACAGGATTAACGGGTTGCTAGCGGAGTATTATACCGAAGCGGATCTAACCGGCGATCTGTTCACCGTGGTGGACGAGAACGTAAACGTGAGCAACAAACTGCCAATTGCCAAGGCCGGTCTTAACGACGGTAATATGTCGGTGAGATGGACGGGACAGATTACCCCCTATTTCACCGAGACGTACGAATTCGAAGCGGACGTTCGCGGCGGGGTGAAGTTGTGGGTGAACGGCGTGCTTCTTATCGACAAATGGGAGAAAACGGGTAACGGCAAGTATTCCGGTTCGCTTGCTCTCGAAGCCGGAGTCGATTATGACATCAGGCTCGAGTACGCCAATCGAGGGGGGCAGCCTTTAGCCAAATTGAATTGGGCTAGCGCGTCCGGCGCGAAGGAGATCGTGCCGCAAAGTCAATTGTGGCCGTTTGCAATGCCGATTCTTACGGCGACCGCGACGGAGAACGACGTGAATGTCGTGTGGACGACGGCTTTCAATGCGAACGGTTACGAGTTAGAGGTGGATGGGATCATACAATCTTTCGGCAACCAATCCGCCTTTACGCACGCTCCGCTGGAACCGGGCACTCTGCATAAGTATAGAGTCAGAGCGATCGACGGCGATATTAAGGGCAACTGGTCGGCGCTGCAGGATGTGTGGACGTTACCGGAAGTGCCCAACAATATACGGCTTCAGTCGACAAGCAATTCCGTAACGCTGACATGGGATGACGTGGTAGGGGCAGCCGGATATGATATTGAAACCTACAACACGATTATCGATAACGGTAATGTTACGACGTATACCGAACTTAATTTGAATCCGAACATTCAGCGTACGTTCAGGATTCGGGCGCATAATGCCAGCGGTCCCGGAAAGTGGAGCGCCATCGTGGTAAAGTCGACTATGCCCGGGGCGACAGGCGCATTGTATACCGTAGCGACGGATACTTCCATCGCAGTGAGCTGGGATGCGGTTTCCGGAGCGGATAGTTACGATATTGAAGTCGACGGCACGATCGTTGGCGGCCTTGCAGCCTTGCAGTATTTGCATGAGAACTTGCAGCCGAACACAATTCATACTTACCGCGTTCGTTCCAATAATACCGAAGGATCGAGCGGATGGAGCCAACCCGTCCAAGCAGTTACGCTTCCGTCCGTTCCGCACCATCTGCGCGCAACGACCGTTGCCGGCGATCATATCACGCTTGAATGGGACGAAGTAACGGATGCTACTTCCTATGATCTTGAGGTTGACGGAGTTGCCGTCGATGTTGGGACAAGCGTGAAATACGACCATTCGGGATTGGAAGCCAACACGGAACATACATACAGAGTCCGGGCGAGACACGATTCCGTCGTCGGCAGTTGGAGCGAGGCGATTACGCATACGACATTGTCCGGCGTACCTGTAAACTTGCATACGGTATCGACTAGCAATGAGATTACGCTCACTTGGGATCCGGTGGTCGGTTCGATAGGCTATGAGGTTGAAGCGGACGGCAAAGTTGTTCCGAACGGTCTGAGCACGACCTACGTGCATACCGGGTTGAAGCCGTTCACGGAGCATACTTATCGCGTGCGTGCGATCAGCAAAGCGGGTGCTGGTCCATGGAGCGAGCTCCTGTCCGAAACAACCGGGTTGGATATACCGTTGTTGACTGCCCTAGCCCTATCGAAAACTTCGATTGCCCTCTCTTGGACGGCCGTACCGGGTTCGACGACCTATGAGCTTATGGTAGACGGCGAGGTCATCGACGTCGGAAACGTGACAACGTATTTGCATGACGGGCTGCTTCCGTATTCCTGGCATGCTTATCGGGTCAGGGCTAAGAGCGGCTCCATTCCAGGTCCTTGGAGCGCCGCGTTGACGAAGGCTACGCAGTTAGGTACGCCAGTAATAACGAGACTATTCGCGACGAGCTCGGAAATCACTGTGGAATGGGACGACGTACCGGGTGCAACCGGTTATGAAATAGAGGCGGACACGGTCGTCGTGGATGTGGGTACAGCAACGTCGTACATTCATCGCAATTTGCTGCCCAACACTGTCCATACGTACCGGGTGCGCGCCAAGAGCGGCAACGATGTCGGCGATTGGAGCGAGTGGAGCAAGCTTAGCACTCAGGCTACGCCTCCTGTAACGCCTACGCGCTTTAGAGCGATTGCAAATACGCATTACATCGAGCTTCAATGGGACGCATCGCCGGGAAGCTTTAACTACGATCTCGAAGTTGACGGTCGGATCATCACCGGGATAGCTGGGACAAGCTTTGTCCATCGGGATCTTGTTCCGAATACGATGCACGTCTATCGAGTTAGAGCTTCGAATACGAGCGGTTCAAGCCCGTGGTCGAACAAAATCAAACCCCGTACCATTCCCGAGCTGACGGTTGACGTTGGGCAAGGCTCCACGTTTAACTTCGTTATCGTAGCTCCTAGCATAGCGGGCCTGACGGAACGGACTATTACGGTGACTTATAATCCTGAAGAACTGGATATTCAGGATTTGAGCGTGGCTACGCCCGAGATTGAATTGGCGGCCGGGCCGATCAGGGGCACGAATATGAGCGTTAGTGAAATCGCGAACGGGAGAATCGTCTTCCGGATCTCGAACGCCGTGAGGACGACAGTAAATATTATTCGTTTTACGGCGAATTCCAATGAATCTTCAAAAATCACATACTACGTCGAATAG
- a CDS encoding fibronectin type III domain-containing protein — MSYQKVLPVLLISFFLIIPLNGKSSYASEQTANMTAAIAAGSAELEEKTSRQELVEKRTANTKQYLLGDGTQQTVITLEPQHYVDQNGQWQDIVPALIDEAEIQDMNAPMSREVVSEVKQISKKNKELKRLKVINQDDTSYKALQVPFDISLPMYFHKGYSIKKEQDQLYFKPVGASNKAKAKRTDKQTLIYEDVWASTDVTLQLLGEGVKETFILKDKNAPLTFSFEVEGEISSGLTRDQLHILPASLIDANGTVRSVDQNSRKQGNKQYIDITVDDSGLIYPIEVDPTVSLSPSLYAYRIVQAFGASDLYYNSPSSIVFVGGRAWNHGYISYLNFDLSSIDGIVSSASLSLYRTNSNSGDNRPLLIESYMNSSPWSSANPSQIPGRGELISAVNTPANNNAPVVFTGMEKYIRQVIAGNGNFGIELFPVLTDEKNQTLRHFLSPTLTINYTPIPKVTEVVAPVVNQFFGPNDNSFIPTIKVTGPNASPLTVAYYLDSEASPRETKSVSNPQTAQTVSFSAMNIGALAEGKHTFRFTASNGQQTGQKSVDVYVDKTLPSLGSVSVTSTGNSVSISGSASDGGSGLDVSPYRYTVGAVTSGWTSQTSYSVASLMPNTVYQVKFEARDKVGLVSLREQQIYTTAQNPTLSVTRSMENGLELSVNDSNPAGTKYVIQAGSQYVNATGALTASPVWFAPVNKKITVTGLTTNTSYVLTIKARNEAGVETSSSAAISGTTLAAPPVTITPVAEQRSIRLSWPAISGATGYDIEVDSTIISNGVSAAYVHNNLAPNTPHKYRVRVINAGGTGNWSTLVSINTLPNPPSIPLNIHTTSTQTDVTVTWDASTGADGYDIEADGKVIDNGNQLSYVAKDLLPLTKHTYRVRAKNAGGTSEWSNAVTQVTLPYPPTAPKQLAAQPTIHQITVNWDPVAGADSYEIEADGAILDNGTRTTYTHDGLDPLSGHTYRVRAVNAGGKSPWSSTLYATTHPEKPDIPTNIMMTADGTAISLIWYEVSHAESYDIEINGTTITNTTSAQFIHTELSPDSRHKYRIRAVNISGKSEWSSSVTMRTLPSQSDANDFLTNLAAVVTNSSITLSWDTVAPDAEYEIEVDGVIMDNGSSTIYQQTGLPPNEYHTYKIRLKQSGSSGVWVAMLSLSTLPNPPDAPGQLEGFPTNNSIELKWGRVEGATGYDIEIDGKTVGGSNNTTYLDEGLSPGTTHTYRVRAKNMTGVTAWSPALVTSTTNPDYRVEVVQGQVFHFSLLAFDVKDFSERKFIVMYNPDELEVIDLYSFTPKQDALSTGTIPGSPLSVTNVPGTIEFRVHQSVAPGTVWSGEITSIVFKSKIDGQSFINFRAE, encoded by the coding sequence TTGTCGTATCAAAAGGTGCTGCCAGTATTGCTTATATCCTTTTTTCTTATTATTCCATTAAATGGAAAATCGAGTTATGCATCTGAACAAACCGCTAATATGACGGCAGCAATAGCTGCCGGGTCGGCCGAACTTGAAGAAAAGACGAGTAGACAGGAGTTGGTTGAAAAGCGCACGGCCAATACGAAGCAATATCTGCTGGGGGACGGCACGCAGCAGACGGTTATTACCTTAGAGCCGCAGCATTATGTAGATCAGAATGGACAATGGCAGGATATCGTGCCGGCATTAATCGACGAAGCGGAAATTCAAGATATGAACGCGCCGATGTCAAGAGAAGTCGTAAGCGAAGTCAAACAAATTAGTAAGAAGAACAAGGAACTGAAACGGCTAAAAGTGATCAATCAGGACGATACCTCATACAAAGCCCTGCAGGTTCCATTCGATATTTCATTGCCTATGTACTTTCATAAAGGCTACAGCATTAAGAAAGAGCAGGATCAACTATACTTCAAGCCAGTCGGAGCGTCCAACAAAGCAAAGGCAAAACGGACAGACAAGCAGACATTGATTTATGAAGATGTATGGGCATCGACAGATGTGACGTTACAGTTGCTCGGCGAGGGAGTGAAGGAAACATTTATCCTTAAAGATAAAAATGCGCCATTAACCTTTTCATTCGAAGTTGAGGGTGAAATTAGTTCAGGATTGACTAGGGATCAGTTGCATATTTTACCGGCTTCGCTGATTGATGCCAATGGAACGGTTAGATCTGTCGATCAGAATTCGAGAAAACAAGGAAATAAACAATACATCGATATCACCGTAGATGACTCGGGACTAATTTATCCGATCGAAGTGGATCCCACTGTGTCATTATCCCCTTCACTATATGCTTATAGAATAGTTCAGGCTTTCGGTGCAAGCGATCTCTATTACAACAGTCCTTCTTCTATAGTATTTGTCGGCGGAAGAGCGTGGAATCACGGTTATATCAGCTATTTGAATTTCGATTTATCTTCTATTGACGGGATTGTCTCGAGCGCCTCATTGTCATTGTATCGCACAAACTCCAACAGCGGGGATAACCGCCCATTACTCATTGAAAGCTATATGAACTCATCGCCTTGGTCTTCGGCCAATCCTTCCCAAATACCGGGGCGAGGTGAATTAATTAGCGCAGTTAACACCCCTGCTAATAATAATGCTCCCGTCGTGTTTACAGGAATGGAGAAGTATATTCGTCAAGTGATTGCAGGAAATGGGAATTTTGGAATTGAGTTGTTCCCAGTGCTTACGGACGAGAAAAACCAAACCCTAAGACATTTTCTTTCCCCGACATTAACCATAAACTATACGCCGATACCCAAAGTCACGGAAGTGGTTGCTCCAGTCGTAAATCAGTTTTTTGGTCCAAACGATAATTCCTTTATTCCGACCATCAAGGTGACAGGACCGAATGCTTCTCCATTGACAGTTGCTTACTATCTGGATAGTGAAGCATCGCCAAGGGAAACCAAATCGGTTTCCAATCCTCAAACGGCACAAACGGTCAGCTTTAGCGCGATGAACATCGGTGCATTGGCGGAAGGGAAGCATACGTTCAGATTTACGGCCAGCAACGGGCAACAGACGGGTCAAAAATCCGTTGATGTATACGTGGATAAAACTCTGCCTTCATTAGGTTCGGTAAGTGTTACCTCTACCGGTAACTCGGTTTCGATTTCTGGCTCCGCGAGCGATGGCGGTTCAGGTCTAGATGTGTCTCCTTATCGCTATACCGTAGGAGCAGTAACAAGCGGTTGGACAAGCCAAACGTCTTACTCAGTCGCAAGCTTGATGCCTAATACGGTATATCAGGTGAAATTTGAAGCTAGGGACAAAGTGGGGCTTGTCTCTTTACGCGAACAGCAGATCTATACAACCGCTCAGAATCCAACGTTGTCCGTAACCCGTTCCATGGAAAACGGCCTGGAGCTATCCGTTAACGACAGCAATCCGGCTGGAACCAAATACGTTATTCAGGCGGGAAGCCAATATGTTAACGCGACCGGTGCATTAACCGCTAGTCCCGTCTGGTTTGCTCCGGTCAATAAAAAAATAACCGTAACCGGACTTACAACAAATACTTCATACGTTTTGACCATAAAAGCGAGGAACGAAGCTGGAGTTGAAACTTCGTCAAGCGCTGCGATATCGGGAACGACACTCGCCGCTCCTCCTGTAACGATTACACCTGTAGCCGAGCAGCGCTCCATCAGATTGTCTTGGCCCGCGATCAGCGGAGCGACCGGCTACGACATAGAGGTAGATAGCACAATTATTTCTAACGGCGTTTCCGCGGCCTATGTTCATAACAATCTTGCTCCCAATACTCCGCATAAGTATCGAGTGCGAGTCATCAATGCGGGTGGAACGGGAAATTGGAGCACTCTGGTTTCAATAAATACCCTGCCTAATCCACCGTCGATTCCGCTCAATATACATACGACATCGACGCAAACGGATGTTACGGTCACCTGGGATGCTTCTACTGGCGCCGACGGGTACGATATCGAAGCCGACGGAAAGGTGATCGATAATGGTAACCAGTTATCCTACGTGGCTAAGGATTTGCTACCTTTAACTAAACATACCTACCGAGTCAGGGCGAAGAATGCCGGGGGGACCAGCGAGTGGAGCAATGCCGTTACTCAAGTCACTCTGCCTTACCCGCCGACAGCACCCAAACAGCTTGCTGCCCAGCCGACTATTCATCAGATTACGGTGAATTGGGATCCGGTCGCTGGTGCGGACAGTTACGAAATTGAGGCGGACGGGGCGATTCTCGATAACGGAACTCGTACGACATACACACATGATGGTTTGGATCCGCTAAGCGGGCATACGTACCGGGTCAGAGCCGTGAATGCGGGAGGAAAAAGCCCGTGGAGCTCAACGCTGTATGCGACCACTCATCCAGAGAAGCCGGATATTCCGACGAATATTATGATGACGGCGGATGGAACGGCGATCTCTTTAATCTGGTACGAGGTATCGCATGCGGAAAGCTACGACATCGAAATCAACGGTACGACAATCACGAATACGACAAGCGCGCAGTTTATTCATACCGAGTTATCACCCGACAGCAGGCACAAATATCGGATTCGCGCTGTAAACATAAGCGGCAAGAGCGAATGGAGCAGCTCCGTTACGATGAGGACGCTTCCGAGCCAGAGCGATGCGAACGATTTTCTTACGAATCTCGCAGCGGTGGTGACTAACTCTTCCATTACCTTATCTTGGGATACGGTCGCGCCAGACGCGGAGTACGAGATCGAGGTGGACGGCGTCATTATGGACAACGGAAGCAGCACAATATATCAGCAAACCGGGCTTCCACCGAATGAATATCACACCTATAAAATCAGGTTGAAGCAGAGTGGTTCCTCAGGGGTTTGGGTGGCCATGCTCTCCTTATCCACTCTACCGAATCCGCCGGATGCTCCAGGCCAATTGGAGGGATTCCCTACGAACAACAGCATCGAGCTGAAGTGGGGACGGGTCGAGGGCGCAACCGGATACGATATCGAAATCGACGGAAAAACGGTGGGCGGTAGCAACAATACGACCTATTTGGATGAAGGTCTGTCGCCGGGAACGACACACACCTATCGGGTGAGAGCGAAGAACATGACCGGAGTAACAGCATGGAGTCCCGCTCTTGTCACAAGCACCACGAATCCCGACTATCGGGTTGAAGTTGTACAGGGGCAAGTCTTTCATTTTTCCTTGCTGGCGTTCGATGTAAAGGATTTCAGCGAGCGAAAGTTTATCGTGATGTACAATCCGGATGAATTGGAAGTAATCGACTTATACAGCTTCACGCCGAAGCAGGATGCTCTGAGTACCGGCACAATTCCCGGCTCCCCTTTGTCTGTTACGAATGTGCCTGGGACCATCGAATTCCGGGTACATCAAAGCGTTGCACCGGGTACGGTCTGGTCCGGGGAAATAACATCGATCGTGTTTAAGTCCAAGATCGACGGACAGTCTTTCATTAATTTTAGAGCAGAATAA